Proteins co-encoded in one Spirosoma endbachense genomic window:
- a CDS encoding gluconate 2-dehydrogenase subunit 3 family protein — protein sequence MKRREAIQQAALMMGGLLSAPTLAGAMGRITNTGPSVVVTAEQETLLAEVADVIIPTTTTPGAKAAGAEKFIVRVMRDCYPKKDQDSFYAGLAKLDANSKTKFGKGFTELDLPQKNEMVKQTMTDDKPFFLRMKELTTTGYFTSEIGATKALEYLPVPGQFNGCMPLKPGQKTWAL from the coding sequence ATGAAACGTAGAGAAGCCATACAGCAAGCGGCCCTGATGATGGGAGGTTTGTTGTCGGCACCCACACTAGCGGGGGCAATGGGGCGTATCACCAACACTGGCCCTAGTGTAGTTGTAACAGCCGAGCAGGAAACCCTGCTGGCTGAAGTGGCTGATGTGATCATCCCGACCACCACAACACCGGGTGCCAAAGCCGCTGGGGCCGAGAAATTCATCGTTCGTGTCATGCGCGATTGTTATCCCAAGAAAGATCAGGATAGCTTCTATGCCGGTCTGGCAAAACTGGATGCCAATAGCAAAACCAAGTTTGGGAAAGGATTTACAGAACTGGACTTGCCTCAGAAAAACGAAATGGTGAAGCAGACCATGACCGACGACAAACCGTTTTTCCTACGGATGAAGGAACTAACGACGACTGGCTACTTTACATCCGAAATAGGAGCGACGAAAGCACTGGAGTACCTGCCAGTACCCGGTCAGTTCAATGGCTGTATGCCCCTCAAACCCGGCCAAAAAACGTGGGCCCTATAA